Genomic DNA from Gossypium hirsutum isolate 1008001.06 chromosome A01, Gossypium_hirsutum_v2.1, whole genome shotgun sequence:
agtagtccaaatatctaaaagtataaaGTTAGTGAGGGTGCAagtgaagtagttttgcaaaaccggaataaaaaatatgaagttttttgcTAAGTACGGGTAtggattatgaaaagatataatattcttttttggtggatgcaataacctttagacattattttgacaattcataaaagatttaacttgcgtctaatggttgttgttacaacctttataaatcactatataaaaaagtttatgttaaaatccttaaaggatttagaatgctagaagcatattgaaattctcaagaaattatttatttatatgaattgaaataattgaacatatgtggtaattttgacttagtaaatagtagttgaaagaggattataaaatgatccaaaatacctatttttatttttatagaacaattatgattaaagtttgttatgattattgttgaaactcctgaagagatcaaaatatatttccccaaaattttccctCATTCATGATTTTCAAACGAATGTTAATATAATTGTTTagcaatacattcaaatagtcatttgaaaaactagtattcaaaatTGAATACgtataatatgagaaaatatgtgatgttttcatgagtgGGAGTAAATAAGCAAATTATGCGTATTATAAATTGTGtacttttttttccttcattaggtttttatcccactgGATTTtttctaataaggttttaacgagtcacattatctaccaatggacatctaatggggagtgttataaatatcttattaagtggatgtccatcatgattaaGATAggtgtactttaaattctaatagttattagaattaaatctctacttcttttatatttctataaataAAGACTCTAATTAAACATTGTAATCATccatttgatcaataaagtatattctctattactttcatattttttttattctttattctcttcatttctctttattttataacaaaaacaaaatttaacttaaattttactttgtcagactaaaaacaaattttgaaatttaattttaaaaatttctattaaacaataaaaattattttgcataaaataatccaaacattaaaaatatatcaactttttttaaaaaataattttccaaataAACCAAAAGCTATAGCTTAAATTTGAAAGGATTGAAACCCGAAGCAATTCAAACCAAACCCAACCTAAATTTATGGTGTTGAAATTACTCAAAACCTTTAAAATTGACCCAAACGCCCAATTTGCAAGTGCCGGCTGAAACCCGAAGGATTGGTAAAAATGTCGCATCTAATCTAGTCTGTCAAAACAATCTCCCTTTCGTTTTTTTTTCTTCCACAAATGCATGTGGAATGTTTCTGAAATCTCTCTAAAACCCTTTCTCTCTATCTCCAACGAAACCCCAACATATAGTTTTGGAGTATAGAAACTTGTTTGCAAGCTTGACAAAATGGCTACACTTCAAGTAACAAACGCGAAGGATTTTATATCCccaacttcttcttcttcttcttcgctATCTTCAAAGCTATGTTTTTCTtcgaaaaagcctttgaaaagaaGCTCTTTTTGTACGTATCACCGCTTTGGAAGAATAAGCTGTTCGTTTGCTTCAATGGAAACTGCTAAGATAAAGGTGGTTGGTGTTGGTGGAGGTGGTAACAATGCTGTTAATCGAATGATTGGTAGCAGTTTACAGGTTGGTTTTCAGCTTATCTCATTCTAGGTTTtgcttaaaatttgaaaaaattgtgAATTTCTGTGGGTTTTGTAATTTTAAAACAATGTTGGTTTTTGAAGCGGTTTTAACTTTAAATTCGAAGAATTGGAGAATTACTAGTGTCTTTTCCCCTCAATTTTTGGACTTTGTAACCTGAATGTGTTTTTGAAGTGATTTTTATATTAGTTATTAGCTTGCAATTTCATTTAATGGGTTCTTATCGTTGCTTTGAAATCTTGGAAATGCTCTCTCAATTATGTTGTGTCCTTAAGCCAAATTCAACTTATCATTTGCATAAATTCAGAGCCATTTTGGCAGTTAAAATTTGGCTCTCTTTGTCTTCTTTACTTCAGATTTTAGTGTAGACTAGGTAGATGGAGGTAAGGAAGAAAACGATTTATGTGACTTTGGTAGTAAATGAGTTATGGTAGCCGCATTGTTACACATTCGTGGCGGCTATTACTGAAGTTATTGCTGCTGTGTTTTGAAATTAGGGTGTAGATTTCTATGCCGTAAACACAGATTCTCAAGCGCTATTACAGTCTTCTGCAGAGAACCCACTTCAGATTGGCGAGCTTTTGACCCGGGGACTAGGTAAGCCACTTTTACTTATCAAGAAAAAGAATTGTGACTTCATATATAGCTGTGTTCTGGACTTTACATTTGTTAATGATGTGAATCAATTGACTGAAATGTAGGCACTGGTGGGAATCCTCTTTTGGGAGAACAAGCTGCAGAGGAATCTGCAGATGCCATTGCAAATGCTCTTAAGGGCTCGGATCTTGTCTTTATAACCGCTGGTATGGGTGGAGGCACTGGTTCAGGTGCTGCTCCAGTTGTTGCCCAGATAGCAAAAGAGGCTGGTTATTTGACTGTCGGTGTCGTAAGCTATCCCTTCAGCTTTGAAGGGCGTAAAAGAACCATGCAGGCATGTGCGTTCAACCCCTCCATTTTAACGCTCCATATAGTGGGAAATATTTTAGCTTGAGATTCCACTGTAGTACAGAACCATAGGGTTATGCAATAAAACCACGACAAATAAGTAGATATGCCACTGaattttcaactattttaatCGTCTTATATCTCTATATTTGCAGGCACTAGAGGCTATTGAAAAGCTGCAAAAGAATGTTGATACTCTCATAGTGATTCCCAATGACCGTCTGCTTGATATTGCTGATGAGCAGACACCTTTGCAGGATGCTTTTCTTCTTGCCGATGATGTTCTGCGTCAAGGAGTACAAGGAATTTCGGATATAATTACGGTATGTGGTTTTGTCACATGCCAAGCATATTTTTGTAGTGGACGTATTTAGGTCATATAACCATTCTAGTTAACCAAGATTTTGTTATGCAATAACTATTGAATATATGTTATGATGAGTGAACTGTTGTCATTTAGGCCATAACTGCTCAAACCATGTGAAACCGGTTTAATGATTGTCTAGTATTTTGTGGTTTTGAGCTTTGTCACATTGAAAATTGTTTCTTTTTTCAGATACCTGGATTGGTGAATGTGGATTTTGCAGATGTTAAAGCAGTAATGAAAGATTCTGGAACCGCAATGCTTGGTGTAGGAGTTTCCTCTAGCAAAAACCGCGCCGTGGAAGCAGCAGAACAAGCAACTTTGGCTCCTCTAATAGGGTCATCAATTCAGTCGGCTACTGGGGTGGTATATAATATTACTGGAGGAAAAGACATAACCCTGCAGGAAGTTAATCGAGTTTCACTGGTAGTTTAGCATTAGGAGCCACTGGTTTCTTGTTTGCGTATTTAATTGCAAACTATGTTATTATCTTTATGGAAAATGAAAAACATTCAAGCTCATATTCTTCCAATTTTTGAGGCTTTATAGTTGGTAGATATAATCAGGAGAATTCTATGTTTTAATCTGTATAACATTCTGTATATTTGCAGGTCGTGACAAGCTTGACTGATCCTTCTGCTAACATCATATTTGGTGCTGTTGTGGATGACCGCTACAACGGCGAGATCCATGTGACTATTATTGCTACAGGCTTCTCACAGTCATTTCAGAAGACATTATTGACAGACCCCAAAGCTGCAAAACAGATTGACAAGGCTACAATGGGACAAGAAAGCAAGGGGATTCCCTTGCCTCTCGAATCACCATCGCCTTCAGCTGTCCCCTCTAGATCATCTCCAAGAAGGCTATTCTTCTAATTTCTTTGATTTCGTATTTCTTCCTACTTTTTTGTGTTGAAGATCTTGAAGCTTATAAGTATTAAAGTCATTTTGTTTCATGATTGTGTGCCGAAATAGATGGTGTTTCCATGGTTGAATGGTAAATTAGCATGAAGACTTAAAAGCTTCTAGCTAAGAAGCTGTGTAACCGACTATTATCACTCAAATTCGAACAACATAAGATGTAATGCATAGTTAAAGGGTGCTGATAAGACTTCAATTACTTGCAAATTTATAAAGTTGTTTTGAACATCTCAGTATTTGCACACGCAcacataaaaaacaaaaagatatgaagaaaagagGGTAAGGGCAAGTAAAAAAGTCTCAAACATATTGAAGTAATAATGAAAATTGAAAAGCAATTCTACACCCGACAAATTGTGTTTGCTGTTGGTGGTATTACAAATATTTAACAAGTAGGTATATGGCCACAACCAGAATCACGATTCCGACAACAGCCAAAAGCATGCACATACAGGAACAACTGCCCTTGGCGCGCTTGTTCAAAATTGCCAGGTTTTTCTGCACTCTCTGATTTACAAAAATACATGAACCATGAAAAACATATTTCTCAGAATCCATCATGATAGTACAACTTATTTTGGTAACAAACTAATGATGGCAAGTGTTAAACAGTTTAAAGTTTAACCATTTAGGAGTTCGTGCATTCCTTTTAACatgtaatatttcaaataattcatCTTTGCACACACCACAAATCAATCAAATGGTCAAAGGCAATATCAAGGTAAAGGAAACTGCAACATTATCAGCAGTTCCCAAATGCTTTTATTTTGCTTAATCTTGGAGTAGCCAAAGAATCCTCCCAACCAGATAGATTCCAATATAACACCAAAGACTGTTGTAAATACTGCTTAAAAGACTGCTATTTGCAAGAATGGTTGAATGGGTGAATATATTTCCAATATAACAGCAATCACTGGAAATGTTTCATACGAAAAAAAGGGAGGATATTTGcctatatatttaaaatgttaattaataGCAAGCATTTACCCGGAGGCGAGAATCAGTAACATCCACATGTTGGTCCAGGTCATCCTGCACAGAGGGAGCACAAGCTAATGTCAAATTTACAGAGAATGAATTGATCTTCGCtaagaatttattttaaagaaattagagGCAAAAAGATAGCAGAAccagaaaataaaaaacatacaATGAGTCTGGTGTGTAGATCAAGTTCTTCATTGACCGCCAATGCAATATGCTTTGTACTCATTACTGTCTCTTCCAACTTCTCAAGACCCTCATCTTGCTCTGCTTGAAAACACACCCTcataaaacagaggaaacttgAGCAAATTTACAAGCTAGCATCATTCCACttgaaaatgaaacaaaaacaacTAGCCTTTCATTATTTGTCGCTGAAGACCAACAAGACCAGAATTATCCAAACCAACTGTTCTACTCATGGCATCTTGCTTAGTTTCTGGCCCCAGCAAGCTCTCTCTGTTGGCAAAGTTTGACATGTTGAATGCAGAAGCCATCTGATTTGCTTTAGATCTCAAATTTGCAACCATGTCTTTGCGGCGATTCATCTCCTTCTCTGTTCTGTAACCAAAATATAAAGCATTAACACGTAGTCTTAAGTCAGTTTATTGTCAGCATGAAACATATTCCAATTTGCAAGTGGACGTAGAagtatcatatattataaatataccGGTAGACATATGATCAAAATACCAATCCAACACCGGTTCACTCATATATGCACCTCTATTAAGAATTAAGTTGACTTACAAGGGTTTCCCAGTAGGTCTAGACAAAAGGGACTGCAATCCATCAAGTCTGGTCCCTAAAATCGTAATCTTCCTTCTTATAGCGGATGCATGACGCTGAGTTTCTGGTCCCGATGCAGGCAAGGAAATCCTTTCAGATATCATGCCATTGATATCATCAGCAATTCTCGCTGCTTCATTATATTCTTTTATCCACGTGTCTGAAGATGCCATTGACCTTAAACAAAAACAATCAAGTCAAGAGCTAATCTAAGTAACCAAAAACCAGTACTTAATATCATGCaaaaaaagcataaaattaaCACACTTGAACACCATGAAAACAATGAAAGAAGAAGAGATAAGAACTAATTAATCCTACATTAAGCTTGCAAAGTTCACTGAGGTTAATTCtgaagagggaaaaaaaaaaaaacctttcctGTTATCTTCTCCATCTGTTGACTTCGTTTGAAGAATTACAACTGGATATGAACTTACAATGAAAAAAAGAATGATATCAAGAAATTCCCAAAATCTAAGCAATAAAGAAACCCAATTGTCCATCTTGTATCAGAAGCTTTATTTACAATCATCAACTAAATCCCTTATTCCTTTAACTGATGCTAAATTGAGCTGAGTTATAAGAAAAACCTATTCTTCTTAAAAGCCCGTGATTAAACATcagaatgaaaaaagaaaataataagagCTCAGCTCAACGTATAAATAAAGCTAAAAATGAagcttaatataaaaaaaaaatccatcaaTAAATTCCCACCTTTCCCGAAATTAAACAAAAACCCGTATAAAAAAGCGCAAAATTCGACTAAAAGACAAAATTCAGATGTTACTTACAACGAGGAAAAGTAAAATTGAATGAGCTCTTGATCAAACCCAAAGAAATCGGAAACCTGGAAAGGATGAAGTTTTAAAGATCGGAGAGATAAAAGGTATTAGAAAAAACTGAAATtacctgttttttttttaattgaaatatggaTTTGTTTGAATTGCGGAATTGTGAATGAAAATACTGTTAGAGCTAAGCGACAAGTGCAATACCAATGTTTGAAACGCCACGTAGTtttcttaaattatattattaaaattaattttttatcccaCATTTATCTTATAATATtcaatcattttttaaatattatatttttaattaacataattaaatttaatattaattataagtgataattaatatatttacaattctatttaagtaataactttattttacttaaataaaattagtacgatttattttatatatcaatttttaattaataattaataattattatagttataattatcacaaattttttttatattttatatttagagtTTTATTCTTCTATTCAactaataactctattttaaaattaatacaattttttaattaataattataatttaatttatatttattttttaaatttgtaattatcaaatctattttatttttatttttaaatgtgaatttaataatataataaaaaataaagaaaattgtcgttagctgaaatttttaactaggttttttttttatcgGTGCATCTTATGTCATTTTgtactctctctctttttttttttttaaattttcactgGTTATAGATACAATACGTTAAAGAGATTTAAACATAATAATTGACAAATAAAGTAATAAGAAACTACATTATTAacaatttgaaatatatatttatgaaatatatttaaacttaacgttataaaaaaaattttaaatgtttatttttaaattaaaactcattAAAGTTAATAATTCTTTTAAACATGTTTTATACGTGTTTATTTGTTTCCTTAATTAGGATGGAATTTTAAGTTTCGTAATAAAATGTTCTACCTTATGtaacattattaaaaatactttatatTCTAAATATGAAtaaagatattttaaattttataaaaaatattatttattaaaaattatgtctatcaatttttgtaaaaaaataatgttacaagactaataaatatataaaaataaagtttaaaatcataaactgtttaaatttatttttttatacaacatTAAACATTGTTTAAAATTAGTcacttttaaaaaatgatatatacatatatattatattaaaattttaatatatttgttataaatattttatcattaagtggatgttcatcAAGACCAAAACAAATTTGATGTACTTTAGGATTCTAATAGTTGTTAGAAGTAGATTTTTATATCATGTATACTTCTTATATCTATGAATATTCTTTATCATGTATACCATggttttcacatttttacgatttagtctctaccttaaattaatatgtcatgtcatactTCTTGGTCCAACTTCCTTTGGTATCCAACAACCTTCGCTTTTATTACTCTTATACTTTATTTCACTAAGAATACACTATATATTGTTTACGACCAAGGGAGTTCTTGGTATGTTACACTCGCGCCCTCTCTGATAAGTGACGGGTGGTTCCAACAGTATAACCCTCCACATAAAGGGTTAGTCACATGGTTAATACTATAGGCCCTCCTCATCACACAGGACTCGTGAGAGGGAATCACCTTAACTAGTACTAGTGAGAATGCGTCTCGTATAATTGCCATCACACATTCCATTAACTTAATTGTTTCCCAGGTTTCATATTTGACTAGATGAGTACTAAGGGATCTTAACAAACCCTCTAGCTATGCCTTTTAACCCTCACCGAGATAGGTCACCCTTTCATTGTCATTTTTACAATGTCGAGGATCATACTACGGACCGATGTGTCCAAATTAAAGATGCCATAGAGGATGATATCTGAAAAGGCTAGTTGCAACAATATGTGGTCTGAGACACCTACCCCCT
This window encodes:
- the LOC107917854 gene encoding cell division protein FtsZ homolog 1, chloroplastic is translated as MATLQVTNAKDFISPTSSSSSSLSSKLCFSSKKPLKRSSFCTYHRFGRISCSFASMETAKIKVVGVGGGGNNAVNRMIGSSLQGVDFYAVNTDSQALLQSSAENPLQIGELLTRGLGTGGNPLLGEQAAEESADAIANALKGSDLVFITAGMGGGTGSGAAPVVAQIAKEAGYLTVGVVSYPFSFEGRKRTMQALEAIEKLQKNVDTLIVIPNDRLLDIADEQTPLQDAFLLADDVLRQGVQGISDIITIPGLVNVDFADVKAVMKDSGTAMLGVGVSSSKNRAVEAAEQATLAPLIGSSIQSATGVVYNITGGKDITLQEVNRVSLVVTSLTDPSANIIFGAVVDDRYNGEIHVTIIATGFSQSFQKTLLTDPKAAKQIDKATMGQESKGIPLPLESPSPSAVPSRSSPRRLFF
- the LOC107917855 gene encoding syntaxin-51; amino-acid sequence: MASSDTWIKEYNEAARIADDINGMISERISLPASGPETQRHASAIRRKITILGTRLDGLQSLLSRPTGKPLTEKEMNRRKDMVANLRSKANQMASAFNMSNFANRESLLGPETKQDAMSRTVGLDNSGLVGLQRQIMKEQDEGLEKLEETVMSTKHIALAVNEELDLHTRLIDDLDQHVDVTDSRLRRVQKNLAILNKRAKGSCSCMCMLLAVVGIVILVVAIYLLVKYL